One Triticum dicoccoides isolate Atlit2015 ecotype Zavitan chromosome 5B, WEW_v2.0, whole genome shotgun sequence genomic window carries:
- the LOC119305524 gene encoding agamous-like MADS-box protein AGL21, translated as MARGKIVIRRIEKMSNRQVTFSKRRHGLLKKARELAILCDVQVGVIVFSSTGRLYEYASSTTSASTGMPSIIHKYQSAQEHQQLLNPVSQIMFWEGEVRKLQQEMQMLQEHNRTLMGERLSNLGVNDLCLLENQLEQSLRCMREKKGYIFHQQNIQLSEEIKLIHERNLELKNKVTE; from the exons ATGGCTAGGGGGAAGATTGTGATTAGGAGGATTGAGAAGATGAGCAACAGGCAAGTCACCTTCTCCAAGCGGCGTCATGGCCTGCTGAAGAAGGCACGTGAGCTGGCCATCCTCTGCGATGTCCAGGTCGgcgtcatcgtcttctcctccaccgGTCGCCTCTACGAGTATGCCAGCTCCACCACCAGCGCCTCCACGGGAATGCCTTCCATCATCCATAAGTACCAATCTGCACAGGAGCACCAGCAGCTGCTGAATCCAGTGTCACAAATCATG TTTTGGGAAGGGGAAGTACGGAAATTACAGCAGGAAATGCAGATGCTTCAAGAACATAATCG AACTCTAATGGGGGAGAGattatcaaacttaggtgtcaatgACTTGTGTTTATTGGAAAATCAACTGGAGCAGAGCTTACGTTGTATGAGAGAGAAGAAG GGATATATATTCCATCAACAGAATATTCAACTCTCCGAGGAAATAAAGCTTATCCATGAACGGAACTTGGAACTAAAGAACAAGGTAACTGAGTGA